A genomic segment from Neobacillus sp. YX16 encodes:
- a CDS encoding KinB-signaling pathway activation protein — MTSRIWVRLFMTTLLIGGITTAIVGFIINWNEYVHYFTDFRIINILSALFWFILWGILYSVISQMGFFAYLTVHRFGLGIFKSVSLWNGVQVVITLFVLFDLVYLRYETFAKSGDSLLPYIVLAVLLLIPALVTAWFKAKQTNREAFIPALFFMIVVTVIEWFPVLRVNEHSWVYLMLFSLLACNAYQLLILHKLNMQSQQVRQRIESKRLPNKKTNAQKKSSKKPSL; from the coding sequence GTGACGAGTCGTATTTGGGTTAGGCTGTTTATGACAACGCTATTAATTGGCGGAATTACAACAGCAATTGTAGGCTTTATTATCAATTGGAATGAATATGTGCACTATTTTACTGATTTTCGAATCATCAATATATTATCCGCTCTTTTTTGGTTTATCTTATGGGGCATCCTTTATAGTGTTATAAGTCAAATGGGCTTTTTTGCCTACCTAACGGTTCACCGCTTTGGCTTAGGTATCTTTAAATCCGTCTCACTTTGGAATGGAGTTCAAGTAGTTATTACTCTATTTGTGTTATTTGATCTTGTTTATTTACGCTATGAGACCTTTGCAAAATCAGGGGACAGCCTACTCCCTTATATCGTTCTAGCAGTCCTTCTGTTAATTCCTGCTTTGGTCACAGCATGGTTTAAAGCCAAACAAACAAATCGAGAGGCATTTATTCCTGCACTCTTTTTTATGATTGTAGTAACGGTTATCGAGTGGTTCCCTGTTTTACGTGTTAATGAACATAGCTGGGTTTATCTAATGTTGTTCTCCTTATTAGCCTGTAATGCTTATCAATTATTGATCCTTCATAAGTTAAACATGCAATCACAGCAGGTGAGACAGAGAATTGAGAGTAAACGATTACCGAATAAAAAAACAAATGCTCAGAAAAAATCAAGCAAAAAACCGTCCCTTTAA
- the pdaB gene encoding polysaccharide deacetylase family sporulation protein PdaB, translating to MNIFFVLDGKSVKQIFLVVIAAFFTAMFLFMSNLSLSPVFSTKDGPKAVYRGEKDIALTFNIGWGDEKAEPILDALKKENVKSATFFLAGSWAERHPDIVNRIVKEGFEIGILGYAYEDYTELEDVNIGKDIAKAKEAFSKLNIKEIKLLRAPTGHFDERSLKIAERYGYTVVHWSVDSKDWTNPGVNQIITNVKKADKGDIVLLHASDSAKQTAKAVPGILHELQNKGLKLVTVSELIANGEVESKEIK from the coding sequence ATGAATATCTTTTTTGTGTTGGATGGTAAATCTGTAAAACAAATTTTTCTAGTAGTGATTGCTGCATTTTTTACTGCAATGTTCCTATTTATGAGTAATCTGTCGTTATCTCCAGTCTTTTCTACAAAGGATGGACCTAAAGCCGTTTATCGCGGCGAAAAAGACATTGCTCTTACCTTTAATATTGGCTGGGGTGATGAAAAGGCAGAGCCTATTTTAGATGCATTGAAAAAAGAGAATGTGAAATCGGCGACTTTCTTTTTGGCTGGTTCATGGGCAGAGAGGCATCCGGATATTGTCAATCGGATAGTTAAGGAAGGATTTGAAATTGGAATTCTTGGCTATGCTTATGAGGATTATACTGAATTAGAAGATGTTAATATTGGGAAAGACATTGCAAAAGCAAAGGAGGCTTTTAGTAAGTTAAATATAAAAGAAATAAAGCTTCTGCGTGCTCCCACAGGTCACTTTGACGAACGCTCCTTAAAAATTGCTGAACGGTATGGATATACAGTCGTTCATTGGAGTGTAGATTCGAAGGATTGGACCAATCCTGGTGTTAATCAAATTATTACAAATGTAAAGAAAGCGGATAAAGGAGATATTGTACTGCTCCATGCATCTGATTCCGCTAAACAAACCGCAAAGGCAGTGCCGGGAATTCTCCATGAATTACAAAATAAAGGCTTGAAACTTGTGACTGTTTCAGAGTTAATCGCAAATGGAGAAGTTGAATCAAAAGAAATTAAATAA
- the rocF gene encoding arginase, with the protein MRKLSIIGMPMDLGQMRRGVDMGPSAIRYAGINERLKPLFDQIHDMGDIPIGRPEVVIDKESNLRNLDLVAEKSTLLAEKVDEVIQSGSFPLVLGGDHSIAIGTLAGVSKHYKNLGVIWYDAHGDLNTAETSPSGNIHGMPLAASLGIGHRSLTDIAGYAPKVKPENVVIIGARSLDEGEKILIKEKGIKVYTMHEIDRLGMAHVMEETITYLKERTDGVHLSLDLDGLDPNDAPGVGTPVMGGISYRESHLAMEMLEEAQIITSAEFVEVNPILDEKNKTARVAVELMGSLFGEKLL; encoded by the coding sequence ATGAGAAAACTATCTATTATTGGGATGCCGATGGATTTAGGTCAAATGAGACGTGGAGTTGATATGGGACCTAGTGCTATCAGATATGCGGGAATAAATGAGAGACTGAAACCACTTTTTGACCAAATTCATGACATGGGGGATATTCCAATTGGAAGACCTGAAGTGGTGATCGATAAAGAATCTAATTTGAGAAATTTAGACCTCGTTGCTGAAAAAAGTACACTACTAGCAGAAAAAGTGGATGAAGTTATTCAATCAGGATCCTTTCCACTTGTTTTGGGTGGAGACCACAGCATTGCCATTGGTACATTAGCGGGTGTTTCAAAGCATTATAAGAACCTAGGGGTTATTTGGTATGATGCACATGGTGATTTGAATACGGCAGAAACCTCGCCTTCAGGAAATATACATGGCATGCCGTTAGCTGCGAGTTTGGGTATTGGTCATCGTTCCTTAACAGATATCGCAGGGTATGCACCAAAAGTAAAACCAGAAAACGTGGTTATTATAGGTGCAAGATCACTTGATGAAGGCGAAAAGATATTAATCAAAGAAAAAGGTATTAAAGTATATACTATGCATGAGATTGATCGATTAGGGATGGCACATGTGATGGAGGAAACGATTACATACTTAAAGGAAAGAACAGATGGTGTTCACTTATCACTAGATTTAGACGGATTAGACCCTAATGATGCTCCGGGGGTAGGGACTCCAGTGATGGGCGGAATTAGTTATCGTGAAAGTCATTTGGCAATGGAAATGCTCGAAGAGGCTCAGATTATTACCTCAGCAGAATTTGTAGAAGTTAATCCTATTCTAGATGAGAAAAATAAAACCGCGAGAGTTGCTGTCGAATTAATGGGCTCCTTGTTCGGAGAAAAATTATTATAA
- the sigW gene encoding RNA polymerase sigma factor SigW yields MEALIKKRIKQVIKGDQDAFAEIVEIYSNSIFQLGYRMLGNRHEAEDIAQEAFIRAYVNIKSFNQDLKFSTWLFRIATNLCIDRIRKKKPDYYLDAEVSGTDGLTMYSQLSSNSPLPENELESLELQETVQKEILKLPEKYRSVIVLKYMEELSLNEISEILDMPLGTVKTRIHRGREALRQQLRYV; encoded by the coding sequence ATGGAAGCCCTTATAAAAAAAAGAATTAAACAAGTTATAAAAGGCGATCAGGACGCATTTGCTGAAATTGTTGAAATTTATAGTAACAGCATTTTTCAGCTTGGGTATCGAATGCTGGGAAATCGCCATGAGGCAGAGGACATTGCACAGGAAGCCTTTATCCGTGCATATGTTAATATCAAATCATTTAATCAGGATTTAAAATTTTCTACATGGTTATTTAGAATTGCGACAAATTTATGTATCGATAGAATTAGGAAGAAGAAGCCAGATTACTACCTTGACGCAGAAGTTTCAGGAACAGATGGTCTTACCATGTATTCACAGCTTTCTTCGAACTCCCCTTTACCTGAGAATGAATTGGAAAGTCTTGAACTCCAAGAAACGGTTCAAAAGGAAATATTAAAGCTGCCTGAAAAATACAGGTCAGTTATTGTTCTGAAATATATGGAAGAGTTGTCACTAAATGAAATAAGTGAAATCCTTGATATGCCATTAGGCACAGTTAAAACCCGTATCCATCGTGGACGCGAGGCATTGCGACAACAATTACGTTATGTGTGA
- a CDS encoding anti-sigma factor, translated as MKCNDEIVDLMHEYLDEEIDPANEMILREHLKGCKECETLFNEFKKTIAVVKGTSRMQAPPDFTAKVMASLPREKKKVGMQRWLRNHPLIAAASLFLVLMIGSVLSTWNQEREFSVSKQENLVVQNDTVIVPEGEVVKGDVIVRNGKLKIEGEVQGDVTVINGEKYLASAGHVTGQIEEVNEVFDWIWYHMKKTAFDVIDIFNESEE; from the coding sequence TTGAAGTGTAATGATGAAATCGTTGACTTAATGCATGAATACTTAGATGAAGAAATTGACCCTGCAAATGAGATGATTTTAAGAGAACACCTCAAAGGCTGCAAGGAATGTGAGACACTGTTCAATGAGTTTAAGAAGACGATTGCAGTGGTAAAAGGAACGTCTAGAATGCAGGCACCACCTGATTTTACAGCGAAAGTGATGGCCAGCCTGCCGAGGGAAAAGAAAAAGGTAGGCATGCAACGATGGTTGAGAAATCATCCGCTGATAGCTGCTGCTTCCTTATTTTTGGTTTTAATGATTGGAAGTGTATTATCAACATGGAATCAAGAACGGGAATTTTCTGTTTCTAAACAGGAAAATTTAGTGGTACAAAACGATACGGTGATTGTCCCTGAAGGAGAAGTCGTCAAGGGTGATGTCATCGTTCGAAACGGCAAGTTAAAAATCGAGGGTGAAGTACAGGGGGATGTAACGGTTATAAACGGGGAAAAGTATTTAGCTTCTGCCGGACATGTAACGGGCCAAATTGAAGAGGTTAATGAAGTATTTGATTGGATTTGGTACCACATGAAAAAGACAGCCTTTGATGTTATTGATATCTTTAATGAAAGTGAAGAATAA
- the cdaA gene encoding diadenylate cyclase CdaA translates to MPFFEDFTIWKYLASIVDILLVSYVIYKLLNLIKGTKAVQLLKGIVVILLIRVVSEFFGLNTLSWLTQQAIDWGFLAVIIIFQPELRRALEQLGRGRFFSRSSGPDDEEQQKMVDAIIKATDYMAKRRIGALISIERETGMSDYIETGIPLDAKISSELLINIFIPNTPLHDGAVIIQKNNVAAAACYLPLSESPFISKELGTRHRAALGISEVTDSLTVVVSEETGNISLTRNGELHRNLTLEGFKELISHDLIVTSTKVKPASSARWNWRGKSNG, encoded by the coding sequence ATGCCGTTTTTTGAAGATTTTACAATATGGAAGTACCTAGCTAGTATTGTTGATATTCTCCTTGTTTCGTATGTCATTTATAAGTTATTAAACCTTATAAAAGGAACGAAGGCTGTACAATTACTAAAAGGAATTGTAGTGATTCTCCTTATTAGAGTTGTCAGTGAGTTTTTTGGTCTAAATACACTAAGCTGGTTAACGCAGCAAGCTATTGATTGGGGATTCTTAGCAGTAATCATTATCTTTCAACCGGAGCTTCGGAGAGCCCTTGAGCAATTAGGAAGAGGGAGGTTTTTTTCAAGAAGCAGTGGGCCTGATGATGAGGAACAACAGAAAATGGTGGACGCAATTATTAAAGCAACAGATTATATGGCGAAACGCCGCATTGGTGCCTTGATTTCCATTGAGAGGGAAACAGGGATGAGTGATTACATTGAAACAGGTATCCCGCTGGATGCAAAAATATCTTCTGAATTGCTTATTAATATTTTTATTCCAAATACACCACTTCATGATGGTGCTGTCATTATCCAAAAAAACAATGTAGCGGCGGCTGCGTGTTATCTTCCATTATCTGAAAGTCCCTTTATCTCAAAGGAACTAGGTACAAGACATCGTGCTGCTCTAGGAATTAGTGAAGTTACAGACAGTTTAACCGTTGTCGTTTCAGAAGAAACCGGAAATATCTCTCTCACGAGAAACGGAGAGCTTCACCGAAATTTAACATTAGAAGGATTTAAGGAATTAATCTCTCATGATCTAATCGTTACCAGCACGAAAGTAAAACCGGCTTCTTCAGCTCGTTGGAACTGGAGGGGAAAGAGTAATGGATAA
- a CDS encoding CdaR family protein, whose amino-acid sequence MDKLMDNPWFIKIMAILLAVLLFSVVPNSGSKTNEINVPGGNTTETLVDIPVKAYYDTENLVVTGIPDTVDVTIEGPIPHVQSAKALKNFEVFVDITNAKIGNQKVTIEVSGLSDKLKATIKPSSITVAVQEKVTTEFTVEAEFDNDLIKEGYSAGQPTVKPNKVKITGAKDVVDRITYVKAALEGGDILDSTVTKEAQVQVLDKELNKLNVVVEPEIVEVTIPIKSNTKTVPINILEKGTPQEGITIESMELDVKEAAISGDENVLKNTENVRVEVDVSKISESTTLTLPVIISTGITKVTPETVKVTVVVKSDVEKTVSGVPIKIRNLPEEYEAVINDPENRVVNLLVFGTGTAVTELGPNNFDIFIDLNGLTEGEHNVNIQVNGPPNVNWEPDKSSAKITITRDNA is encoded by the coding sequence ATGGATAAATTAATGGATAATCCCTGGTTTATTAAAATAATGGCCATATTACTGGCAGTTCTACTATTTTCTGTCGTCCCTAATTCTGGCAGCAAGACAAACGAAATTAATGTACCAGGGGGAAATACCACAGAGACCTTAGTTGATATTCCTGTAAAAGCTTATTATGATACAGAAAACCTTGTAGTGACAGGAATACCGGATACGGTTGATGTAACGATTGAAGGACCAATACCCCATGTACAGTCAGCAAAGGCTTTAAAAAACTTTGAGGTATTTGTCGATATAACCAATGCTAAAATTGGAAACCAAAAGGTAACAATTGAAGTTAGTGGTTTATCAGATAAATTAAAAGCAACCATCAAGCCAAGCTCGATAACCGTAGCAGTTCAAGAAAAGGTCACGACTGAGTTTACGGTAGAGGCAGAGTTCGATAATGATTTGATAAAAGAGGGTTATTCCGCGGGACAACCCACCGTTAAGCCAAATAAGGTAAAAATCACAGGTGCAAAAGATGTAGTCGATCGAATTACATATGTAAAAGCAGCACTTGAAGGCGGAGATATACTCGATAGTACTGTGACAAAAGAGGCACAAGTACAGGTACTTGATAAAGAACTAAATAAACTGAATGTAGTCGTTGAGCCGGAAATCGTAGAAGTTACAATTCCAATAAAAAGCAATACAAAAACCGTCCCAATCAACATCCTTGAAAAAGGTACTCCGCAAGAAGGAATCACGATTGAATCAATGGAATTAGATGTTAAGGAAGCCGCTATTTCAGGGGATGAGAATGTTTTAAAAAATACGGAAAATGTCCGTGTTGAAGTGGATGTAAGTAAAATAAGTGAAAGTACGACCCTGACTTTACCGGTTATTATCTCAACCGGAATAACAAAAGTAACACCTGAAACGGTAAAGGTCACCGTGGTTGTGAAGAGTGATGTAGAGAAAACAGTATCTGGCGTCCCAATTAAAATTAGAAATTTACCTGAAGAATATGAGGCGGTCATCAATGACCCAGAGAATCGAGTAGTAAATTTATTAGTCTTTGGAACAGGGACAGCAGTAACTGAGCTGGGACCAAACAACTTCGATATATTTATTGATCTAAATGGACTTACAGAGGGTGAGCATAACGTGAACATTCAAGTGAATGGGCCGCCTAATGTAAATTGGGAACCTGATAAATCATCTGCAAAAATTACGATAACAAGAGACAACGCATAA
- the glmM gene encoding phosphoglucosamine mutase, which translates to MGKYFGTDGVRGVANSELTPELAFKLGRFGGFVLTKDKDRPKVLIGRDTRVSGHMLEGALVAGLLSIGAEVMRLGVISTPGVSYLTKALGAEAGVMISASHNPVADNGIKFFGPDGFKLSDDQELEIEELIDMSEDQLPRPVGADLGQVMDYFEGGQKYLQYLKNTVDEDFSGIHIALDCAHGATSSLATHLFADLDADISIMGASPNGININAGVGSTHPEALAAMVKEKGADVGLSFDGDGDRLIAIDEKGNIVDGDQIMFICGKYMKEQGRLKHSTIVSTVMSNLGFYKGLEGYGIHSVPTAVGDRYVVEEMKKNGFNLGGEQSGHIIFLDYNTTGDGLLTGLQLVNIMKSTQKKLSELAADMKKFPQKLVNVRVTDKHHVTDNEKVKTVIEQVEAEMNGNGRILVRPSGTEPLVRVMAEAPTEELCAAYVDRIVSVVKAEMELKE; encoded by the coding sequence ATGGGAAAATACTTTGGTACCGATGGCGTCCGCGGCGTTGCAAATAGTGAATTAACACCTGAATTAGCATTTAAATTGGGACGTTTCGGGGGTTTTGTATTAACAAAGGATAAGGACAGACCAAAAGTACTAATTGGTCGTGATACCCGTGTTTCCGGACATATGCTAGAAGGGGCATTAGTAGCAGGTTTACTTTCTATTGGTGCAGAGGTAATGCGCTTAGGGGTCATCTCGACTCCTGGGGTATCCTATTTAACAAAGGCACTGGGAGCCGAAGCCGGTGTAATGATTTCCGCTTCACACAATCCGGTTGCAGACAATGGAATTAAGTTCTTTGGTCCTGATGGATTTAAGCTTTCTGATGACCAAGAACTTGAGATTGAAGAATTAATCGATATGTCAGAAGATCAGCTGCCTAGACCTGTAGGTGCAGACCTAGGTCAGGTCATGGATTATTTTGAAGGTGGTCAAAAGTACCTTCAATACTTGAAAAATACAGTTGATGAGGATTTTTCAGGCATACACATTGCATTAGACTGTGCCCATGGAGCTACTTCTTCCCTTGCCACGCATCTATTTGCCGATTTAGATGCGGATATTTCCATTATGGGTGCTTCGCCTAATGGTATTAATATTAATGCTGGAGTGGGTTCAACACATCCTGAAGCCTTAGCGGCAATGGTCAAGGAAAAAGGTGCAGATGTGGGGCTATCGTTTGATGGTGATGGGGACCGTTTAATTGCCATAGATGAAAAAGGTAATATCGTCGATGGTGACCAAATTATGTTTATTTGTGGAAAGTATATGAAAGAACAGGGGCGTCTAAAACATAGCACAATTGTTTCAACCGTAATGAGTAATCTTGGGTTTTACAAAGGCTTAGAGGGCTATGGAATTCATAGTGTACCAACGGCAGTTGGAGACCGTTATGTGGTAGAAGAAATGAAGAAAAACGGCTTTAATCTTGGTGGGGAGCAATCTGGTCATATTATTTTCTTAGACTATAATACAACTGGTGACGGCCTTTTAACTGGATTGCAATTAGTAAATATTATGAAATCAACTCAGAAAAAATTATCCGAATTAGCTGCAGATATGAAAAAGTTTCCCCAGAAGCTTGTTAATGTACGGGTAACGGATAAACACCATGTTACGGATAATGAGAAGGTAAAAACAGTCATTGAGCAGGTGGAAGCAGAAATGAATGGGAACGGCCGTATTCTTGTTCGCCCATCAGGCACAGAACCACTAGTCCGCGTCATGGCTGAGGCACCTACCGAAGAATTATGTGCAGCATATGTTGACCGAATTGTTTCTGTTGTAAAAGCAGAAATGGAATTAAAGGAATAG
- the glmS gene encoding glutamine--fructose-6-phosphate transaminase (isomerizing), producing MCGIVGYIGMNDTKEILLKGLEKLEYRGYDSAGIAVMNEKGVHVFKEKGRIADLREIVDYDVLANSGIGHTRWATHGVPSRTNSHPHQSASGRFTLVHNGVIENYDLLKRDYLADVTFVSETDTEVIVQLVEKFVHEGLEVLEAFRKTLSLLHGSYALALLDEQNSETIFVAKNKSPLLVGLGSDFNVVASDAMAMLQVTNEYVELMDKEIVIVMKDEVTIQNLDGETITRTSYIAELDASDIEKGTYPHYMLKEIDEQPAVMRKIIQAYQNEQGQLTIDPEIISAMNNADRVYIIAAGTSYHAGLVGKQFIEKMAKIPVEVHISSEFGYNMPLLSEKPLFVFISQSGETADSRAVLVNIKEMGYQSLTITNVQGSTLSREADHTLLLHAGPEIAVASTKAYTAQLAVLAILAEVTAKSRNLDPGFDLIHELGLVANAMEVLCDSKEIIEHISREFLSVTRNAFFIGRGIDYYVGLEGALKLKEISYIQAEGFAGGELKHGTIALIEEGTPVIALATQESVNLSIRGNVKEVVARGANPCIISMKGLNMDEDSFVIPEVHDLLTPLISVIPLQILAYYAALHRDCDVDKPRNLAKSVTVE from the coding sequence ATGTGTGGAATTGTTGGATATATTGGAATGAATGATACGAAAGAAATTTTATTAAAGGGCTTAGAAAAGCTTGAATATAGAGGTTACGACTCGGCAGGAATTGCTGTTATGAACGAAAAAGGTGTCCATGTATTTAAGGAAAAGGGACGTATTGCTGATTTACGTGAGATTGTAGATTATGACGTTTTAGCTAATAGCGGAATTGGTCATACACGCTGGGCTACTCATGGAGTACCAAGCAGAACAAATTCCCATCCCCACCAAAGTGCATCTGGACGTTTTACCCTTGTTCACAATGGTGTAATTGAGAACTATGATCTTTTAAAGCGAGACTATTTAGCAGATGTAACGTTTGTAAGTGAAACTGACACAGAAGTCATTGTTCAATTAGTTGAAAAGTTTGTTCACGAAGGCTTAGAGGTTTTAGAAGCTTTTCGTAAGACACTTTCACTTTTACATGGCTCCTATGCCCTTGCCTTATTAGATGAACAAAATAGTGAAACTATTTTTGTTGCAAAAAATAAAAGCCCATTATTGGTAGGCTTGGGTTCTGATTTTAATGTTGTTGCGAGCGATGCGATGGCAATGCTTCAAGTAACAAACGAATACGTAGAGCTTATGGATAAAGAAATCGTTATTGTCATGAAGGATGAAGTAACCATCCAGAATCTTGATGGAGAAACGATTACTCGTACTTCTTACATTGCTGAATTGGATGCAAGCGATATTGAAAAAGGCACATACCCTCATTACATGTTAAAAGAGATTGATGAGCAGCCTGCAGTTATGCGTAAAATCATTCAAGCGTACCAGAATGAACAAGGTCAATTAACGATTGATCCTGAAATCATCTCTGCAATGAACAACGCTGACCGCGTTTATATTATTGCGGCCGGAACATCCTATCATGCAGGACTAGTTGGGAAGCAGTTCATTGAAAAGATGGCGAAAATTCCTGTAGAAGTTCATATTTCAAGTGAGTTCGGCTATAATATGCCTCTTCTCTCTGAAAAACCATTGTTCGTCTTTATTTCACAGAGCGGTGAAACTGCGGATAGTCGTGCCGTTCTTGTTAATATTAAGGAAATGGGTTATCAATCATTAACGATTACGAATGTTCAGGGTTCAACTCTTTCTCGTGAAGCCGATCATACTCTATTGCTTCATGCTGGTCCTGAAATTGCAGTTGCTTCTACAAAGGCATATACAGCACAATTAGCTGTTTTGGCGATTTTAGCGGAAGTAACAGCAAAAAGCCGCAACCTTGACCCAGGATTTGACCTTATTCACGAACTTGGCCTGGTTGCCAATGCTATGGAAGTTCTTTGTGATTCGAAAGAAATTATTGAGCATATTTCGAGGGAGTTTTTATCTGTAACTCGTAATGCCTTCTTTATTGGACGTGGAATTGATTACTATGTTGGGTTAGAGGGAGCACTGAAGCTAAAGGAAATTTCTTATATTCAGGCAGAAGGCTTCGCTGGTGGAGAATTAAAGCATGGTACAATTGCCTTAATTGAAGAAGGTACCCCAGTAATCGCACTTGCAACCCAAGAAAGTGTAAACCTAAGCATTCGCGGTAACGTTAAAGAAGTAGTTGCCCGCGGCGCAAACCCATGCATTATTTCAATGAAGGGTCTAAACATGGACGAAGACAGCTTCGTTATTCCGGAAGTACATGATTTATTAACACCACTTATCTCTGTAATACCGCTACAAATTCTTGCCTACTACGCTGCACTGCACCGTGATTGCGACGTTGACAAACCACGTAACCTCGCAAAGTCCGTGACAGTTGAGTAA
- a CDS encoding nuclease-related domain-containing protein yields MLLKSRIESDLLKLLRILNTRMSLTEDDLKQYLYQKKGYEGEVAFDLFTAANLNNEFFILNDLMLEITHSKFQLDSTLIIQDTIILCEVKNYEGNYFYKDGEFLIYGAQKPITNPLHQIKRAETLLQQYLKKNGFHFRILPYLVFINPNFFLYQAPQNDSIIFPPQLGSFMKKLNSKPSNLNGMHRKLADQLIDDHKIESPYPKLPAYDYHSLQKGMTCAICSSFFVTCGERKLTCNDCGFEEELESAVVQSIEEFKLLFPDLKITTNIIHDWCTVVESKKTIRKFLTMNYRLLGYGKYSHFETILKE; encoded by the coding sequence ATGCTCTTAAAATCTAGAATTGAATCAGATTTATTAAAATTATTAAGAATTCTAAACACACGAATGAGCTTAACGGAAGATGATCTGAAGCAGTATTTGTATCAGAAGAAAGGATATGAGGGGGAAGTTGCATTTGATCTGTTTACGGCGGCAAACCTGAATAATGAATTCTTTATATTAAACGATCTAATGCTCGAAATAACTCATTCAAAATTTCAATTAGATTCCACATTGATCATTCAAGATACGATTATTCTCTGTGAAGTTAAGAATTATGAAGGTAATTATTTTTACAAGGATGGTGAATTTTTAATATATGGTGCTCAAAAGCCTATAACTAACCCTTTGCACCAGATAAAGAGAGCTGAAACTTTGCTCCAACAATATCTCAAAAAGAATGGGTTCCATTTTCGAATTCTTCCCTATCTAGTTTTTATTAATCCTAATTTCTTCTTATATCAGGCTCCCCAAAATGATTCGATTATCTTCCCTCCACAGCTAGGCAGCTTTATGAAAAAACTCAACTCAAAACCATCTAACCTAAATGGAATGCATCGGAAGCTTGCTGACCAATTAATAGACGATCACAAAATTGAATCTCCTTACCCCAAATTACCTGCCTATGATTACCATTCACTGCAAAAAGGTATGACATGTGCTATCTGTAGCTCATTTTTTGTTACTTGTGGCGAAAGGAAACTTACGTGTAATGATTGCGGGTTTGAGGAGGAGCTTGAATCAGCTGTTGTACAAAGTATAGAAGAGTTTAAGCTGCTTTTTCCAGACCTAAAAATCACCACTAATATTATTCATGACTGGTGCACGGTGGTCGAGTCTAAAAAGACGATTCGGAAGTTTTTAACTATGAATTATAGATTACTGGGATACGGAAAGTATTCACATTTTGAAACTATACTGAAGGAATAA
- a CDS encoding ATP-binding cassette domain-containing protein — protein sequence MIKLEGITKAFKVPKRSSGLLQATKALFYREHTIVEALNEISFAIDPGEIVGYIGPNGAGKSTTIKIMSGILVPDGGTCSIMGFTPWKNRVEYVKNIGVVFGQRSQLWWDVPVIDSFELLKDIYNVSPKEYKTTLDLLIETLELKDIINAPVRQLSLGQRMRCEIAASLIHNPKILFLDEPTIGLDAVSKIAVRQFIKTINQEKGVTVVLTTHDMNDIEALANRVILIGKGSLLYDGKIEELRKRFGTQKTITADYRKNPNSFDIPGTTIIHWSPEHAVLSIDTEQILTSDVITQLSKKVDLLDVTIESQPIEDIIVQLYKEFQI from the coding sequence TTGATAAAATTAGAGGGCATAACGAAAGCCTTTAAAGTTCCCAAAAGATCCTCTGGGCTACTCCAGGCTACTAAAGCACTTTTTTACCGGGAGCATACGATTGTTGAAGCTCTTAACGAAATATCCTTCGCAATCGATCCCGGTGAAATTGTTGGGTACATTGGTCCGAATGGTGCCGGAAAATCAACAACGATTAAAATCATGAGCGGCATTTTAGTTCCTGACGGGGGAACCTGCAGTATCATGGGTTTCACACCATGGAAGAACCGGGTTGAGTATGTAAAAAATATAGGCGTTGTCTTTGGTCAGCGTTCGCAGCTTTGGTGGGATGTTCCGGTGATTGATTCATTTGAGCTATTGAAGGATATATACAATGTCTCGCCAAAAGAATATAAAACTACCTTAGATTTGCTCATCGAAACACTAGAATTAAAAGACATCATAAACGCTCCAGTAAGACAATTAAGTTTAGGACAGCGGATGCGCTGCGAAATTGCTGCTTCATTAATACATAACCCCAAAATCTTATTCTTAGACGAACCGACGATTGGCCTTGACGCCGTTTCGAAAATAGCAGTCCGCCAGTTTATCAAAACCATCAATCAGGAAAAAGGCGTCACCGTTGTCCTCACTACCCACGATATGAATGACATTGAAGCTCTAGCCAATCGAGTGATATTAATTGGTAAAGGCAGCTTGCTCTATGATGGAAAAATAGAGGAATTGAGAAAACGTTTTGGAACGCAAAAAACGATTACGGCAGATTATCGTAAAAACCCCAATAGCTTTGATATACCAGGGACCACAATCATCCATTGGTCTCCTGAGCACGCTGTACTTAGTATCGATACCGAACAGATTCTTACCTCCGACGTCATTACCCAATTATCTAAAAAAGTGGACCTATTAGATGTGACAATCGAATCACAGCCAATAGAAGATATTATTGTCCAGCTGTATAAGGAGTTCCAAATATGA